The genomic segment GCGGGGAGGAACGTGGGGGAGGGCGAAAACCCGGTCTCCGGCGCCGGCACGGCGACCGACGGCAGAAGGACGAACAGCCCCAGCACGAGCGCGGCCGCACGAACGCCGGGCGAGCGCATGGATGGGCTACGGACCGCGCCGGACCTTGAACTCCGTCTGCACGTTGCCGAAAGCCTCGAACGCCTCTTCCTGCAGCGCGATGATGACGCGGTCCGCGCGCAGCCGGTTGCCATCCTCGTCCTGCATGTGCACGCTCCCCATCACCACCACGCTCCGGCCGCGGTGGGTGTAGCGGGCGCGGTCGCCGGTCGCCTGCCGGGCGCCCTGGGTCACTCGCACCCGTCCTTCGGCCTCCATGTCCCGAGACCGGAGGAAGAGGGTCAGCCGGTCGCACGCCACGCGGGCCGGCATGGCCATCGTCCGGCGCGTCTCCCCGTCGGCCGGCCGCTCGCCCTCCGACAGGAACAGGTCTCCGGTCAGACCGTCCACCACCACCTCGCCTTCCAGCACGAGCCGCCCGTCCGCTTCGTTGTAGTAGCCGCGGGCTGCGCGGGCCGTCCGGTCGCGCTGACGCACCTCAACTCCGCCGAGGGCTTCGGCCTCCGGGGCGTCCCAGCGAAAGCGTATCCGCTCGGCCGTAATGATGGTCTCCTCGCGGGTCAGCGTGTCCGCAGCTGGATCGTCGCCCTCGGCAGGCATCGCCGGCCGGACCAGACGGGCCCCCCCGCTGACCTCCGCACGCAGGACGCGCAGGCTAGCAGCCAGCCGTTCCCCCGTGAGGATGCTCCCGCCCCGACTCAGACGCACCCCGCCTTCTGCCGTCACCTGGTCGGTCCGGCCGTCGTGGACCAGCGACGGGGCCTGAACCTCCAGACCCTTCTGGGTCACCGTGACCCCGGCCGACGCCTGAGTCATGCGCGTGGCCAGGTCGAAACGCATGCGACCCGCGCGCAGCACCAGATCCCCTTGCGCCAGCACTACATGCCCCTCGGCCTCGGCCGTCCGGGAGCGGATTTCGTACCGGACGCTGTCGGCGGTCAGTCGGGCGCCGGGTTGTTGCACCACGACCTGCCCGTGAGCCGTCGCCACCTGGGCCCGCTGGTCAAGCCGCAGCTGATCCGCCCGGATCTCCACCTCGCCGACAGTGAGACGGACGTGTCCTTCGGCAACGAAAACCCGGGAACGAGTATCGTACCGCACCCGCTCGGCCTGAAGGCGACCGGTCTCGACTGGCGGCGTACTGCCCGCGGAGGAGCCCGCAGAACGCCGCGGCGCGGCCGAATCGGGTGTCGAGGATACGCCGTCTGTGCCGAGCGCGGAGGAGACCGCATCCCCCCGGAGGATGGCGACCTCGACGTCCCCCAGCACCGTGAAGTCGCCCGTGGCGCGGTCGAGCACGATTTCTCCGGCGCGCAGGCGAAGGGCTGGGGCGCTATCGCGGTAGAGATCGGCCTGGCGAACACCCCGGAAGCGCGTGAACTGGCCGTCGGCGCTCACGTCCGCCTGGCCGGCATGGACTTCCGCCTGCCGCCGGCCCTCGCTCCTGAGGACGAGGACGGCGCCGCTGATGCTCACACCGGGCGGGGACGGCACAGGGGCAGGCGCCGGCGCCGTCCCGGTCGGCGCGGGGACGCGCCGCGACCAGGCGGCGGACCACCCCAGGTAGGCACCTGCGCCGAGGGAGGCGGCCACAAGTCCTACTACTGCAAGCGGAGCGCGGCGCTGTCCGCCGGGCGGTCGGGGCGTGCCCGGAGGTCGCGGATCGGCGGGAGCGTGCGGCACTTCAGGAGGGCGCGCCACCGCTACTCACCCGGAAGTCGCGACTCACCCGGAAGTCGCGGGCGCCCGGTGCAACCACCGGTCCTGCCGGGCCCAGATCACGAGGCCCCCCACGCCGAAGAGCAGGTTCGGCAGCCAGGCCGCCAGCATGGGCGAGACGGCTCCGACAGCGCCCACTGCCCGCGCGCTCGACATCACCGCGTAATACAGGAAAAGCAACACCACGCTGATCCCCACGCCGGTGAAGCGCCCCCCCTGCGTGGCCAGCAGGCTGAGCGGCGCCGCCACCAGGGCGAAGACCACGCTGGCGGCGGGGATGGCGAACTTCCGGTGCAGCTCGATGGCAAAACGCGGCGGCGCCTCCCGGCCGAAGGCGGCCAGGTACTGGCGCAGCTCGGCGGCGGTCATCTCGTCGGGGGTCTTCTGCCCGGCGAAGAAAATGCCGCCCGGGAGGTTCACCAGGATGCGCATCTCGTCGAAGCGCGCCTCGTACCGGGTGAACCCCTCCGAGTCGAATTCCCGCAGGACTCCGTCCCGCAGGCGCAAGTACCGGTCGTCCCAGCGGCCCTCGCGGGCGGTGATCAGACGCGGCAACGGCGGAGTTACCTCGTAAACCATGACGTTCTGCAACAGCCGTCGATCGTCGTCGACCCGCTCAACGTAGAAGAAGCGATTGCCCGGGGCGCGAAAGAAGACCTGCTCGCGCACCTGCGGGAAGGCCTCGCCAAAGGCCGCGCGACGGATCAGGGTGTTGGCCCGGTGGTTGGCCCAGGGGGCGAAATACTCGTTGGTCAGGAAGGTCACCGCCGCCATGCCAAGGGCGAACACCAGCGCCGGGGCGAAGAGGCGGCCCAGGCTCATCCCGGCCAGGCGCATCGCCTGCAGTTCGCGGTCACGCGCCAGCCGTCCCAGCCCCAGCAGCACGCCAAGGAGGGTCGAGACGGGGAAGGTGAT from the Armatimonadota bacterium genome contains:
- a CDS encoding LptF/LptG family permease, giving the protein ILPPFLLGVGGFAVLLVGDILYTLAEFIVSGRLTLQALGRLLAYKLPAIMVITFPVSTLLGVLLGLGRLARDRELQAMRLAGMSLGRLFAPALVFALGMAAVTFLTNEYFAPWANHRANTLIRRAAFGEAFPQVREQVFFRAPGNRFFYVERVDDDRRLLQNVMVYEVTPPLPRLITAREGRWDDRYLRLRDGVLREFDSEGFTRYEARFDEMRILVNLPGGIFFAGQKTPDEMTAAELRQYLAAFGREAPPRFAIELHRKFAIPAASVVFALVAAPLSLLATQGGRFTGVGISVVLLFLYYAVMSSARAVGAVGAVSPMLAAWLPNLLFGVGGLVIWARQDRWLHRAPATSG
- a CDS encoding LptA/OstA family protein: MSISGAVLVLRSEGRRQAEVHAGQADVSADGQFTRFRGVRQADLYRDSAPALRLRAGEIVLDRATGDFTVLGDVEVAILRGDAVSSALGTDGVSSTPDSAAPRRSAGSSAGSTPPVETGRLQAERVRYDTRSRVFVAEGHVRLTVGEVEIRADQLRLDQRAQVATAHGQVVVQQPGARLTADSVRYEIRSRTAEAEGHVVLAQGDLVLRAGRMRFDLATRMTQASAGVTVTQKGLEVQAPSLVHDGRTDQVTAEGGVRLSRGGSILTGERLAASLRVLRAEVSGGARLVRPAMPAEGDDPAADTLTREETIITAERIRFRWDAPEAEALGGVEVRQRDRTARAARGYYNEADGRLVLEGEVVVDGLTGDLFLSEGERPADGETRRTMAMPARVACDRLTLFLRSRDMEAEGRVRVTQGARQATGDRARYTHRGRSVVVMGSVHMQDEDGNRLRADRVIIALQEEAFEAFGNVQTEFKVRRGP